One Gloeothece verrucosa PCC 7822 DNA window includes the following coding sequences:
- a CDS encoding type II toxin-antitoxin system VapC family toxin: protein MRFLMDTNILVHSIDSEDLLYQEAVDAIDILQEYQVPCYVVPQNLTEFLSVYSRPVEKNGMGHTAAEALREIKRIKQLFRLLKGRPEIEIYEEWERLINTYGVEGRQVYDTRLVANMLVYDLTHILTFDYEDFDYYEGITAVHPVHLKQKRLFKKHFF from the coding sequence ATGCGTTTTCTAATGGATACTAATATACTGGTACACTCAATTGACTCCGAAGATCTCCTCTATCAAGAAGCTGTTGACGCGATCGATATTTTACAAGAATATCAAGTCCCATGCTATGTCGTGCCGCAGAATCTGACGGAATTTTTGAGCGTTTACAGTCGTCCAGTGGAAAAAAATGGAATGGGACATACCGCAGCCGAGGCTCTAAGGGAAATTAAGCGTATCAAGCAATTATTTCGTCTATTAAAAGGAAGACCAGAGATAGAGATCTATGAAGAATGGGAGAGACTGATCAATACTTATGGAGTCGAGGGAAGACAAGTTTACGACACCCGTCTGGTTGCCAATATGCTTGTTTACGACTTAACCCATATCCTGACGTTCGACTATGAGGATTTTGACTACTACGAGGGGATTACTGCCGTCCATCCGGTGCATTTAAAACAAAAGCGTCTATTCAAGAAACACTTCTTTTAA
- a CDS encoding ATP-binding protein yields MKAELLKRLFRAIASSDPEALDKLTCLVIEEERSKGHTALAQQLENIKSKNKQEKPTSSSQTPLSTPETTLQDLQSLPTSKRFNLPLVTFVPREKLRHHMILPVMVEKRFQRIEREYAARDRLAHHGLRYRQKILLYGSPGCGKTLGAERLAWNTGLSLLKVRFDAMVSSFLGETASNLRLVFEKASESPCLLFLDECDVIAKSREDTQEVGEIKRVVNTFLQILDEYEPNSGLLVAATNLNKSLDTALWRRFDDVIEIPKPGEAELKFIIKQTLSAIDVGVINWDAIVQDMKGFSAAQAVRVAQDAAKRAILEREELVIQEHLEDAIQEIKVSFS; encoded by the coding sequence ATGAAGGCTGAACTCCTTAAAAGGTTGTTTCGAGCGATCGCTAGTTCTGATCCAGAAGCGCTCGACAAATTGACGTGCCTAGTTATAGAAGAGGAGCGCAGCAAAGGTCATACAGCCTTAGCTCAACAGTTAGAGAATATTAAGAGTAAAAATAAACAAGAAAAGCCTACTTCCAGTAGTCAGACACCACTTTCAACCCCGGAGACAACGCTACAGGATCTTCAGTCTCTACCGACCAGTAAACGTTTTAATCTTCCCTTGGTAACTTTTGTTCCTAGGGAGAAACTACGCCACCACATGATCTTGCCTGTAATGGTAGAGAAGCGTTTTCAACGTATTGAGCGTGAGTATGCAGCAAGAGATAGACTAGCTCATCATGGACTACGTTATCGACAAAAGATTTTATTATATGGTTCTCCTGGGTGTGGTAAAACTCTCGGAGCAGAGCGTTTAGCTTGGAATACAGGACTGTCACTCTTGAAAGTTCGGTTTGATGCAATGGTATCGTCTTTTTTAGGTGAGACGGCCAGTAATCTAAGATTAGTTTTTGAAAAAGCTTCAGAATCTCCATGTCTACTATTTTTAGACGAATGTGATGTTATAGCCAAATCACGGGAAGATACTCAAGAGGTAGGAGAAATCAAACGAGTGGTTAATACATTTCTTCAAATTCTTGATGAGTATGAACCCAATTCTGGATTATTAGTAGCTGCTACCAATCTCAATAAATCACTTGATACTGCTCTTTGGAGACGATTTGATGATGTTATAGAGATTCCCAAACCTGGAGAAGCTGAGTTAAAATTTATAATAAAACAAACGTTATCAGCTATTGATGTTGGAGTTATTAATTGGGATGCTATAGTGCAAGACATGAAGGGATTTTCTGCGGCTCAAGCTGTTCGAGTCGCTCAGGATGCAGCTAAAAGAGCAATTCTTGAACGAGAAGAGTTAGTCATTCAAGAGCATTTAGAAGACGCTATCCAAGAAATTAAAGTGTCTTTTAGTTAA
- a CDS encoding S8 family peptidase, with protein sequence MVERSKDYSHIPLTLTIQGTAKPSRPPRSNPRSLANLGNRQAHGTKLKANVDAIFFSWQEEEEKRDEEGKPKLPNARRVILQIDPDAFDPDKLKSYGIEVIAELEDGYIIGASADLELSALQKKIEQFIKEERGGGTVAEIWELIEGYKKPELIVSPELWQHWDKVKDDQIYTVDVSIACLGLKAKLSDYPKRKTNETDEQFQAKVNRWINKRDLTDEDWNEEKSIREEELTDFVLNYQGEILSIVDGETTKYSELPDSFSCRIKISGKGLKDLVSNYPYIFEVSEPDEFLELIQRQGLADAESPSFQLDPPDNDAPKVCIIDSGIQERHSLLKAAIDGNNSRSWVPDEDNLTADYVKKGGHGTRVAGAVLYPNTIPRSGREQAICWLQNARILNSDNQLPKKLFPPIIIEDIVNIYHLTGTRLFNHSITGSVPCRTQYMSAWAAIIDQLTWKNDILLIVAAGNIPIDNRIGQTRLSIQEHLAANRSYPNYLLEDSCRIANPAQSFQALTVGSVSHNFYNQSSLTSIAQPHHPSAFSCSGFGIWESIKPEVVEYGGDLVTDGNIPPNLTHPKEVCPELVRSTLHGGSAIASDTIGTSFAAPKVTHIAARLAAQFPQESCLLYRALIVQSARWPEWAMADDVDKLGVIRSFGYGIPNLERASRNSPNRVTLYTKGERKIEARLAHIYQVKLPKKLISPGEDFQILLEVTLSYKAQPRRTRRNRRRYLSTWLNWECSKIGEDPQQFLKRVLDKYEAPEDTEKGQGIFKWMLGTQKNYGIVKGVSRGSGTIQKDWTIVNSYELTEAFCIAVVGHEGWNNDPDAYAPYSLVVSFEALRAEIEIYTEIAQVQVQVPIEVEQEVQI encoded by the coding sequence ATGGTTGAACGATCTAAGGACTATTCTCATATTCCCCTCACACTAACAATACAAGGAACAGCTAAACCTTCACGCCCACCAAGATCTAATCCTAGATCATTAGCTAATTTGGGTAATCGTCAGGCACATGGCACTAAACTAAAAGCTAATGTGGACGCAATATTTTTCTCTTGGCAAGAAGAGGAAGAAAAAAGAGACGAAGAGGGTAAACCTAAACTCCCCAATGCTCGACGAGTTATTTTACAAATTGATCCAGACGCTTTTGATCCAGACAAATTAAAAAGCTATGGAATAGAGGTTATTGCTGAACTAGAAGATGGGTATATTATCGGTGCTTCAGCAGATTTAGAACTAAGTGCTTTACAGAAAAAAATAGAACAATTTATTAAAGAAGAGCGCGGGGGAGGTACAGTTGCTGAAATTTGGGAGCTTATAGAAGGATATAAAAAACCCGAATTAATTGTATCCCCTGAATTATGGCAACATTGGGATAAAGTTAAAGATGATCAAATATATACAGTTGATGTAAGCATTGCTTGTTTAGGACTTAAAGCTAAACTCTCTGATTACCCGAAACGTAAAACTAATGAAACTGATGAACAATTTCAAGCTAAAGTTAATCGCTGGATAAATAAGCGAGATCTTACCGATGAAGATTGGAATGAAGAAAAATCAATTAGAGAAGAAGAATTAACCGATTTTGTTCTCAATTATCAAGGAGAAATTTTATCTATAGTAGATGGAGAAACTACTAAATATTCTGAATTACCTGATAGTTTTTCTTGCCGGATTAAAATTTCAGGCAAAGGATTAAAAGATTTAGTTAGTAACTATCCTTATATTTTTGAAGTTAGTGAACCAGATGAGTTTCTTGAATTGATTCAGCGCCAAGGTTTAGCTGATGCTGAAAGCCCCTCTTTTCAATTAGACCCTCCAGATAACGATGCCCCAAAAGTCTGCATTATAGATAGTGGAATTCAGGAAAGACATTCTCTTCTAAAAGCAGCTATTGATGGAAATAATTCCCGCTCTTGGGTTCCTGACGAAGATAATTTAACGGCTGACTATGTGAAGAAGGGAGGACACGGAACAAGGGTAGCTGGTGCGGTTCTTTATCCTAACACAATACCTCGGAGTGGAAGAGAACAAGCTATTTGCTGGCTACAAAATGCTAGAATTCTTAATTCTGATAATCAACTTCCTAAAAAACTTTTTCCACCAATTATTATAGAAGATATTGTTAATATTTATCATTTAACAGGAACAAGACTTTTTAATCATTCAATTACTGGATCTGTCCCTTGTAGAACTCAATATATGAGCGCTTGGGCAGCTATAATTGATCAACTTACATGGAAAAACGATATTTTATTGATTGTTGCTGCGGGTAATATACCTATAGATAACAGAATAGGGCAGACAAGATTATCAATACAAGAACATTTGGCAGCCAATCGGTCTTATCCCAATTATTTACTTGAAGACTCTTGTAGAATTGCTAATCCTGCTCAAAGTTTTCAAGCTTTAACAGTGGGTTCAGTATCACATAACTTTTATAATCAATCCTCTTTAACTTCAATAGCACAACCGCATCACCCTTCCGCTTTTTCCTGTTCGGGATTTGGAATTTGGGAGAGTATTAAACCAGAAGTTGTTGAATATGGAGGTGATTTAGTTACCGATGGAAATATACCCCCTAATCTGACTCATCCAAAAGAAGTGTGTCCTGAGTTAGTGCGCTCAACTTTACATGGTGGATCTGCGATCGCATCTGATACCATTGGAACTTCATTTGCAGCACCAAAAGTTACTCATATTGCTGCTCGTCTTGCTGCTCAATTTCCTCAAGAGAGTTGTTTGTTGTACCGTGCGTTAATTGTGCAGTCTGCCCGATGGCCAGAGTGGGCAATGGCAGATGATGTAGATAAATTAGGAGTAATCCGTTCTTTTGGTTACGGTATTCCCAATCTAGAGCGAGCCAGTCGTAATTCTCCTAACCGTGTTACCTTATATACGAAAGGAGAACGGAAAATAGAAGCAAGACTTGCTCATATTTATCAAGTCAAACTTCCAAAAAAACTCATTTCTCCTGGAGAAGATTTTCAAATTTTATTAGAAGTAACTCTTTCTTATAAAGCGCAACCCCGTCGAACAAGACGTAATCGGAGAAGATATCTTTCAACTTGGTTAAATTGGGAATGCAGTAAGATAGGAGAAGATCCTCAGCAATTTTTAAAAAGAGTATTGGACAAATATGAGGCTCCCGAAGACACAGAAAAAGGGCAAGGAATCTTTAAGTGGATGCTTGGGACACAAAAAAATTATGGAATAGTTAAAGGTGTTTCCAGAGGTTCAGGGACTATTCAAAAAGATTGGACAATAGTCAACTCCTACGAGCTTACAGAAGCGTTTTGTATTGCGGTAGTGGGTCATGAAGGCTGGAACAATGATCCAGATGCTTATGCTCCCTATTCTTTAGTAGTCAGTTTTGAAGCGCTTAGGGCTGAAATAGAAATTTATACAGAAATTGCCCAAGTACAAGTACAAGTGCCGATTGAAGTTGAACAAGAAGTACAAATTTAG
- a CDS encoding type II toxin-antitoxin system RelE/ParE family toxin, protein MTWNVEYTDEFGNWWNTLTEKEQNDIVGIVNLLVEKGTDLPFPYSSGINNSKYSQMRELRVQSSGKPLRIFYAFDPRRTAILLIGGDKTGNDRFYEQYIPIADQLYQIYLQELEQEGLI, encoded by the coding sequence ATGACTTGGAACGTTGAATATACCGATGAGTTTGGCAACTGGTGGAATACCCTTACTGAAAAAGAACAAAACGATATTGTTGGTATCGTTAATCTTTTGGTGGAGAAAGGAACTGATTTACCGTTTCCTTATTCTTCAGGGATTAATAATTCTAAATATTCGCAAATGCGAGAGCTAAGAGTCCAAAGTAGCGGTAAACCTCTAAGAATTTTTTATGCGTTCGACCCCAGACGAACAGCTATTTTATTAATAGGTGGGGATAAAACCGGAAATGATCGATTTTATGAGCAATATATTCCCATCGCTGATCAACTTTATCAAATATATCTTCAAGAACTTGAACAGGAAGGTTTAATATGA
- a CDS encoding helix-turn-helix transcriptional regulator: MSGHHKFSQLTKDFSEERQAEINQKTAYLKTAIAIQELRQALQLSQPELANKLNIQEPAITSMEKQTEIYINHLRQVIESIGGELEIVARFPEGEIKINNFSEITKI, translated from the coding sequence ATGAGTGGGCATCATAAATTTTCTCAATTAACCAAAGATTTTTCTGAAGAACGGCAAGCAGAAATTAATCAAAAGACTGCTTATCTTAAAACCGCAATAGCCATTCAGGAACTAAGGCAAGCTCTCCAATTATCTCAACCGGAATTAGCCAATAAACTTAATATTCAAGAACCAGCTATCACGAGTATGGAAAAACAAACAGAGATTTATATTAATCATTTACGTCAAGTTATTGAATCAATTGGAGGTGAATTAGAAATTGTAGCCCGTTTTCCGGAAGGAGAAATTAAAATTAATAATTTTAGTGAAATCACAAAGATTTAA
- a CDS encoding DUF433 domain-containing protein encodes MTRQEIEAQLLSLSLSDKAEIVQSLTKTLSMGGKGITKTWGVCGGEACIAGTRIAVWLLVEAQQLGITEAQLLQDYPHITAADLVNAWAYADAYPEEIAAAIRANNEID; translated from the coding sequence ATGACTCGTCAAGAAATTGAAGCTCAACTTCTCTCCCTATCCCTTTCTGATAAAGCAGAGATAGTTCAAAGCCTAACCAAAACCCTTAGCATGGGCGGAAAGGGAATTACTAAAACCTGGGGTGTTTGTGGTGGCGAAGCTTGTATTGCCGGAACCCGAATTGCTGTTTGGTTATTGGTGGAAGCACAACAGCTTGGTATTACTGAAGCTCAACTATTGCAGGATTATCCTCACATCACCGCAGCCGATCTCGTCAATGCTTGGGCTTATGCTGATGCTTATCCCGAAGAAATTGCCGCAGCAATTCGCGCTAATAATGAGATTGATTGA
- a CDS encoding Rpn family recombination-promoting nuclease/putative transposase, producing the protein MFDNICKFLAENFPDDFAQWLIGSPVRLSRLSPSELSNQPIRADSLILLQSNELVLHIEFQTNPDERMGFRMLDYRVRVYRRFPRKRMRQVVVYLAQTSSELVYQDRFELENTIHRYEVIRLWEQPPEPFLQSLGLLPFAVLSQTDNPTMVLSRVAEVVNQITDKQVQSNLAAASGILAGLVLDKSLIKRFFRSDIMKESVIYQEIYQEAEEKGILKGKIEGKIEGKQEKAEEVALNLLRMGLNLEQIVQATELTLEQVQSLQRQLD; encoded by the coding sequence ATGTTCGACAACATTTGTAAGTTTTTGGCGGAAAATTTTCCTGATGATTTTGCTCAATGGTTAATCGGTTCGCCCGTCCGCCTATCTCGTTTAAGTCCGTCTGAATTGTCCAATCAACCCATTCGGGCAGATTCTTTGATTTTACTGCAATCAAATGAGTTAGTCTTACATATAGAATTCCAGACTAATCCAGATGAACGAATGGGGTTCCGTATGTTAGATTATCGGGTAAGAGTCTATCGACGTTTTCCTCGTAAAAGAATGCGTCAAGTTGTGGTTTATTTAGCTCAAACCAGTTCAGAGTTAGTCTATCAAGATCGCTTCGAGTTGGAAAATACTATTCATCGTTATGAAGTGATTCGTCTTTGGGAACAGCCACCAGAGCCTTTTTTACAATCTTTGGGGTTATTACCCTTTGCGGTGCTGTCACAGACCGATAATCCTACAATGGTATTAAGCCGCGTAGCTGAGGTTGTAAATCAAATTACTGATAAGCAAGTTCAAAGTAATTTGGCTGCGGCTTCGGGAATTTTGGCAGGATTGGTTTTAGATAAATCTTTGATTAAGCGTTTTTTCAGGAGCGATATTATGAAAGAATCAGTCATTTATCAGGAAATTTATCAAGAAGCTGAAGAAAAAGGCATTTTAAAAGGCAAGATAGAAGGAAAAATCGAAGGTAAGCAAGAAAAAGCTGAAGAAGTTGCGCTTAATTTACTCAGAATGGGTTTAAATTTAGAGCAAATTGTTCAAGCAACAGAATTAACTCTTGAACAAGTACAAAGTTTACAAAGGCAATTAGATTAA